A DNA window from Phragmites australis chromosome 11, lpPhrAust1.1, whole genome shotgun sequence contains the following coding sequences:
- the LOC133885932 gene encoding PLASMODESMATA CALLOSE-BINDING PROTEIN 3-like: MAVPLLLLLLLTMFTGSEGAFCVCKPGVADAMMQKAIDYACSKGADCASTMQNGPCYGNGNKLAVCSYITNSYFQLNAPKGGTCDFGGVATLTTTDPSSGSCKFASGPSGVGTGTGTGGTGAGTGTGAGTGTGTGTGTSTGAGTGMGPGTGGTSTGTGMGITTPGSTLSPPFGGAYGPSGSSTGPDYNEAAPALVAGRQALAAALLATAAPLLFRFA, encoded by the exons ATGGCGGTTCCGTTGctgctcctcctgctgctgACCATGTTCACAGGCTCAG AGGGGGCGTTCTGCGTGTGCAAGCCCGGCGTGGCCGACGCGATGATGCAGAAGGCGATCGACTACGCCTGCAGCAAAGGCGCCGACTGCGCCTCGACCATGCAGAACGGGCCGTGCTACGGCAACGGCAACAAGCTGGCGGTCTGCTCCTACATAACCAACAGCTACTTCCAGCTCAATGCCCCCAAAGGCGGCACCTGCGACTTCGGCGGCGTCGCCACCCTTACCACCACCGACCCCAGCTCCGGCAGCTGCAAGTTCGCCTCCGGCCCGAG CGGCGTAGGCACCGGCACGGGCACCGGCGGGACAGGCGCCGGCACCGGGACAGGAGCaggcaccggcaccggcaccggTACAGGGACGAGCACTGGAGCAGGTACGGGCATGGGTCCAGGGACAGGAGGAACCAGCACGGGCACCGGCATGGGGATCACAACCCCTGGAAGCACCCTGAGCCCACCGTTCGGCGGCGCCTACGGCCCGTCGGGCAGCAGCACGGGCCCAGACTACAACGAGGCCGCGCCGGCGCTCGTCGCCGGGCGCCAAGCCCTTGCCGCCGCGCTCCTGGCCACCGCCGCGCCTCTCCTTTTCCGCTTCGCCTAA